From the genome of Bacteroidota bacterium, one region includes:
- a CDS encoding DUF4870 domain-containing protein yields the protein MKYDNQFLMLTHISQLAGLILPSLGGIIIPIVIWMSKKDEIYDLDRHGKDIINFQLSMLLWGIISFLLFFIFIGYILLVIIGLISVIYPIVNAIKVNDGRPYHYPLTIKFLN from the coding sequence ATGAAATACGATAATCAGTTTTTGATGCTAACTCATATATCTCAGTTAGCAGGTTTGATATTGCCATCATTGGGAGGAATAATTATTCCAATAGTTATCTGGATGAGTAAAAAGGATGAAATTTATGATTTAGACAGACACGGGAAAGATATAATTAACTTTCAGCTGTCGATGTTGCTATGGGGTATCATTTCCTTTTTACTGTTTTTTATATTCATCGGTTACATCTTATTGGTAATTATTGGTCTTATTTCAGTAATATATCCGATAGTTAATGCAATTAAGGTTAATGATGGGAGACCGTATCATTATCCTTTGACGATTAAGTTTTTGAATTAG
- a CDS encoding SAM-dependent chlorinase/fluorinase, which produces MAIITLTSDFGLKDYHVAAMKGAILSELPDAKLIDISHEISPFNLIETAYIVKNAITNFPKGTVNIITVDSEYSIDNKLIAAKINDQYFVTADNGILSFLKNEFSEFKIFEINIGNQNESSSVPTLVKTACHIARGGTMEIIGKPIAETKEMKVMKPLITDDGSKIIGSVIYIDNYGNVITNIKRDFFNLAKGNYTNFEIIARNHKWKKIQNKYNEIENFNSANKEIKDGQKLALFNSADFLEIAIYRSNLKTVGGASTLLGLNYLDTITINFI; this is translated from the coding sequence ATGGCTATTATCACATTAACAAGTGATTTCGGGTTAAAAGACTATCATGTTGCTGCAATGAAAGGAGCTATACTCTCTGAATTGCCTGATGCAAAACTGATTGACATTTCGCATGAGATATCTCCATTCAACTTAATCGAAACAGCTTATATTGTAAAAAACGCCATCACTAATTTCCCTAAAGGGACCGTAAATATTATCACCGTAGATTCAGAATACAGTATCGATAATAAACTTATCGCAGCCAAAATTAATGATCAATACTTTGTAACAGCCGATAATGGTATATTATCATTTTTAAAAAATGAATTTTCAGAATTTAAGATATTTGAAATAAATATTGGCAACCAAAACGAGTCGTCTTCAGTACCTACTCTGGTAAAAACAGCTTGTCATATAGCCCGTGGCGGAACTATGGAAATAATTGGAAAACCCATAGCCGAAACTAAAGAAATGAAGGTTATGAAACCTCTAATCACGGATGATGGAAGTAAAATTATCGGAAGCGTTATTTATATCGATAATTACGGAAATGTTATCACTAACATTAAGCGCGACTTTTTTAATTTGGCAAAAGGAAATTATACAAATTTCGAAATAATTGCCAGAAATCATAAATGGAAAAAAATTCAAAATAAATATAACGAGATAGAAAACTTTAATTCTGCAAATAAAGAAATTAAAGACGGACAAAAACTGGCTCTTTTTAATTCAGCTGACTTTTTGGAAATTGCCATATACCGAAGTAACCTGAAAACTGTTGGAGGTGCTTCTACCCTATTGGGTCTTAATTATCTCGATACAATAACAATAAACTTTATTTAA
- a CDS encoding antibiotic biosynthesis monooxygenase family protein has product MIIRIVKMSFKEDRVDEFRENFMKHKDEIMNFEGCDLLDLLKVKNEENVYMTYSYWDDEESLDNYRNSELFKRVWTPTKEMFSQKPEAWTMERVLGIHKL; this is encoded by the coding sequence ATGATTATTAGAATAGTAAAAATGTCGTTTAAAGAAGACCGCGTGGATGAATTTCGCGAAAATTTCATGAAACATAAAGACGAAATTATGAATTTTGAAGGTTGTGACCTTCTGGATCTTCTGAAAGTTAAAAATGAAGAAAATGTATATATGACATATAGTTATTGGGACGATGAAGAAAGTCTCGACAATTATAGAAATTCGGAATTATTTAAACGTGTTTGGACTCCTACAAAAGAAATGTTTAGCCAAAAACCTGAAGCCTGGACAATGGAAAGAGTTTTGGGGATTCATAAGTTATGA
- the gldG gene encoding gliding motility-associated ABC transporter substrate-binding protein GldG, translating to MFAIYKREIIKFFSSAIGYLVLMVFLLINGLFFWYFDGEFNILNNGYASLDNFFRITPWFLLFLIPALTMGMISEEKKQGTIELLLTHPIKESQIFLAKFSATLTLIILALLPTLIYVYSIYQLSVPVGNIDLGAIAASYFGLILISTAFTAIGMFSSTISDNQITCFISGILISVLFYYSFELISEIDFLTSINYSLKQLGMLNHFTSISRGVIDFSDIIYFLSLIVVFSGLAIVQIKKLKWNKAKRKSDLRNISILILFLILINYISAFLVYRFDFTSDKRFTLNSRSISIIEETDKDIHIQVLLSGDLPTGFKQLEAEVKRTLEDFKNYNSKISYSFIDPFEGKDNQQRDQILEELNSKGLSPINVEINKKGERKSKYIFPWALIKKDNKSVRVNLLKNKIGASAEQQLNNSIENIEYALVDAIIKINTNIKPKVAILKGHDELNDAFLADFLNSQHEYYHFERLKLNGETSVFELEKVIENYDALMVIKPGKQISEKEKLLIDQYIMKGGKSMWLLDGAYADMDSLLKDGKMLAFPRDLNLNDMLFKYGFRVNADIVKDLQFAPIKLASGNLGNNVQYHTVPWPYFPLSIPKSKHPIVKNIEAVKYQFASSIDTILSPEVRKTILLESSEFSKTFGIPNFIDFSEIQKELNENSYNEGRKILGLLLEGKFSSAFKNRILPFAAANYTNISEENKIIVFSDGDIIANQFQNGQPLPLGYDKWFNQQYGNKELIENSLSYLLDGSGILNIKKKEVTLRLLDKKILQKERTYWQAINIIFPVSILLIFAVLFVFIRKRKYKIN from the coding sequence ATGTTTGCAATTTACAAACGAGAAATTATAAAGTTTTTTTCATCTGCTATCGGATATTTAGTTCTAATGGTATTCCTATTGATAAACGGACTATTCTTCTGGTATTTCGATGGAGAGTTCAATATCCTGAATAATGGATATGCAAGTCTGGATAACTTCTTTAGAATAACGCCTTGGTTCCTGCTTTTTCTCATCCCTGCGCTGACAATGGGGATGATCTCGGAAGAGAAAAAACAAGGAACTATAGAACTGCTATTAACACACCCTATAAAAGAAAGTCAAATTTTCTTAGCTAAATTTTCAGCTACACTAACTCTAATTATTTTAGCTCTTTTACCTACTCTGATATATGTTTACTCTATATATCAACTTTCTGTACCCGTTGGAAATATCGATCTTGGAGCAATTGCAGCTTCTTATTTTGGTTTAATACTGATATCTACAGCATTTACGGCGATAGGAATGTTTAGTTCAACTATATCCGACAATCAAATAACCTGCTTTATTTCCGGAATACTTATTTCTGTATTGTTTTACTATTCCTTCGAACTCATTTCCGAAATTGATTTTCTTACATCAATTAATTACTCACTGAAACAGCTCGGCATGCTAAATCACTTTACAAGTATTAGCCGTGGAGTAATTGATTTCAGCGATATAATTTACTTCCTGAGTCTGATAGTTGTATTTTCAGGTTTAGCTATTGTTCAGATAAAAAAACTTAAGTGGAATAAAGCTAAACGCAAATCAGACTTAAGAAATATTTCAATACTGATATTATTTCTTATTCTGATAAATTACATATCTGCTTTTCTGGTATACAGATTCGACTTCACTTCTGATAAACGTTTTACTCTGAATAGCCGCAGTATATCAATAATTGAAGAAACAGATAAAGATATCCACATACAGGTTCTGTTGAGTGGTGATTTACCTACAGGCTTTAAACAACTTGAGGCTGAAGTTAAAAGAACTCTTGAAGATTTCAAAAATTACAACTCAAAGATAAGCTACTCATTTATAGATCCTTTTGAAGGAAAAGACAATCAACAGAGAGACCAGATTTTAGAGGAGCTGAATTCTAAAGGATTGAGTCCTATTAATGTTGAAATTAATAAAAAAGGTGAACGTAAATCAAAATACATATTTCCCTGGGCACTTATTAAAAAAGATAACAAATCTGTAAGAGTAAATCTCTTAAAAAATAAAATCGGAGCTTCGGCAGAACAACAACTTAACAACTCAATTGAAAACATTGAATATGCTCTGGTTGATGCTATAATAAAAATAAACACTAACATTAAGCCGAAAGTTGCTATTTTAAAAGGACATGATGAACTTAATGATGCATTTTTAGCAGACTTCTTAAATAGTCAACACGAATATTATCACTTTGAAAGATTAAAACTCAATGGTGAAACTTCGGTTTTCGAGCTTGAGAAAGTTATTGAAAATTACGATGCCCTGATGGTGATAAAACCGGGTAAACAGATAAGTGAAAAGGAAAAGCTACTGATAGATCAATACATAATGAAAGGAGGAAAAAGTATGTGGCTACTCGACGGTGCCTATGCCGATATGGACTCCTTGCTAAAAGATGGAAAAATGCTGGCCTTCCCCCGCGATTTGAATTTAAATGATATGTTATTTAAATACGGATTTAGAGTTAATGCTGACATTGTAAAAGATTTACAGTTTGCTCCAATAAAACTTGCGAGCGGAAATTTAGGCAATAATGTACAATATCACACTGTACCATGGCCATACTTCCCTCTGTCAATCCCAAAATCGAAACACCCTATTGTTAAAAATATAGAAGCTGTAAAATATCAGTTTGCATCTTCAATTGATACTATTTTATCACCTGAAGTAAGAAAAACAATTCTTTTAGAATCCTCTGAATTCTCCAAAACATTCGGTATTCCAAATTTCATCGACTTCTCCGAAATTCAGAAAGAGCTTAATGAAAATAGTTATAACGAAGGAAGGAAAATTCTCGGGCTTCTTTTGGAAGGTAAATTTAGTTCGGCTTTTAAAAACAGAATACTTCCATTCGCTGCCGCTAATTATACAAACATAAGTGAAGAAAATAAAATAATTGTATTTTCGGATGGGGATATTATTGCAAATCAGTTTCAAAACGGACAACCATTACCTCTTGGATATGACAAATGGTTTAATCAGCAGTATGGCAACAAGGAATTAATTGAAAATTCTTTGAGTTACCTTTTGGATGGCTCCGGTATTTTAAATATTAAGAAAAAAGAAGTAACACTACGACTTTTAGACAAAAAAATACTTCAAAAGGAAAGAACTTATTGGCAGGCAATCAATATTATTTTCCCGGTGAGTATATTGTTGATTTTTGCAGTATTATTTGTTTTCATCAGAAAAAGAAAATACAAAATTAATTAA